The Halarsenatibacter silvermanii sequence ACGGGAGCCGGCTACCTTTCCGTATACATCCTCGCGTTCGTACTCAACCTTGATATCCCGGCCGCCCGATCTTTTAGCTTTTTCAAGAATGTATTCTCGACCTTTCTCGATGGCGTTCTCAACTGCGTCTTCAAATTCCCGGTAGCCGAGCTTCTCATCGGGAAGATGTACTAAATAGCCAACATTTACCTCATCGGTGCGGACTATTATGGTTTCTCGCTCGATGATCTTACCCATAACTGTACCGACTGCATTGGCTACCTCGGCTGCTTCCGGCAGTTTTAGTTCAGCATTGAGTTTTTCTGCAACTTCAGGGAAATAAGCTCTGACCGGCGCTCCTACTCCCACCAGAGGAGGACCGAGTCTGCAGATAGTTTCCAAAAATTCACCGTTATCAGGTGAGATCAACCTGGCAATCATATATTCCATCTCCCGGGAAGAAAAATCTAGATCTTCCTCCCGGCCCAGCACTGCCTCGATGACCAGCGAGGTAATTTTATCATATACGCCGTTCAAAATTTCTTCAGCAAGTTCTTCCGGGTTTTGAGAATTTCTATTGGACATAACTTCCAGGGCAATCTCCGATGCCTGCTCATTCCAGCGATCAAACTCTCCACTGGTATGCAGAATATCGGTTGGTGTCAGGGAAGCTCTATGCAGACATCCCACTTTCACCAGCTGTTCCCAGGGGAGAAGTTCTGCATCCTGATCGAGTTTTCGCCCCAACTGCCATATGGTATGAGGCTTATCTTTGAGAACTGATACCAGCTCACGCTCCCGTTCGTTCAGCTCCATTCGCTCGGGTTCTGATAGATAAACCAGGGCTGAAACAGGCTGATAATTATAGGTGTAGGGATTCCTATCTCTGATTCGCTCGAGCTCATCGATTAAATGAGGATATTTTTCGGCCGCCCAGCTGAGGGGAAAAACTCGCTGAGGCCCTATCGATGTTTCTCCATCTTTGGATATCTGGATAAGACTATCCCCTCCAAGACCGATAGTGGTTATATCAGCGGCTTTAACCCGGGTGTGCCAGCCGCCGACCATAGCTCCTCTGGGATTTATGCGGGGACTTCCTTCCTCCAGCAGAGCCAGATCGGTGGTCGTCCCACCCATGTCAACTATAATCCCATTTTCTATATCGGCCAGATGACGAGCTCCCACCACACTGGCCGCCGGGCCGGAAAGGGAAGTCTC is a genomic window containing:
- a CDS encoding hydantoinase/oxoprolinase family protein translates to MSELALGIDTGGTFTDGVVMDLGAEEIVTSTKQITTREDLNAAIENCLNDLMADESVLAEKIELVSLSTTLATNAIVEGQGAAVGTLLLGFEPEERLPADEQAVVSGGCSIKGEIKEEIDEQEIREAVREMKGEVDAFAVSGYLSVRNPIQEQKAAEIVREESGCPVVAAHQLTSDLGFQERAVTAVFNARLLPLITELIESVDSLIEERDISAPVMVVRGDGSLISTSEARERPVETSLSGPAASVVGARHLADIENGIIVDMGGTTTDLALLEEGSPRINPRGAMVGGWHTRVKAADITTIGLGGDSLIQISKDGETSIGPQRVFPLSWAAEKYPHLIDELERIRDRNPYTYNYQPVSALVYLSEPERMELNERERELVSVLKDKPHTIWQLGRKLDQDAELLPWEQLVKVGCLHRASLTPTDILHTSGEFDRWNEQASEIALEVMSNRNSQNPEELAEEILNGVYDKITSLVIEAVLGREEDLDFSSREMEYMIARLISPDNGEFLETICRLGPPLVGVGAPVRAYFPEVAEKLNAELKLPEAAEVANAVGTVMGKIIERETIIVRTDEVNVGYLVHLPDEKLGYREFEDAVENAIEKGREYILEKAKRSGGRDIKVEYEREDVYGKVAGSRKEEGIFLETRLEFSAVGQPWS